One region of Streptomyces capillispiralis genomic DNA includes:
- a CDS encoding FG-GAP-like repeat-containing protein, whose protein sequence is MGRRALARGATAAAVSFTLAVGLGPLTAGGAHAATAGTEVVVPATTAQLPGTSLLSAGPSGFLRYEPGRGQVWTSYDGVDTVVDASAADVYGVTSSGAGSDVVARHDVSARTVTLRDMTSGEVRTVPLPEGHTYFSTLGSTVVTTSGRPGTDAVWHLLDLRDDGGVTDRTVEGVPSGTYLWSPSSLGDARGQVVRYRKGDDVFTGWLDVEQGRLTVLPHEVQSWYYLVALSPTHLVWWYDGTLHVASRQDPAAAPRTMPLADVGQVLGLVGDTVLVARYDASLGRADLGLPVWRVDAVPLDGSAPRTLLARTSKQAVPTPDGGLLVPGGDSTDRWGVSLVEPAEGGGVTVRRVADAYPRQVVHTVSQLTLAQGRLTTVEEDPVGQWTYLHSRDTGVTGSPSVGTRTQRGRVTQESAPDGRPRVLDTGDGRTVVSGHGTTVAEQPRLLGPTQSLPGTRVDSSRVYAYAAAANGRFAALTRPYDSSGAAETRVVDLDSGRTVFTTTDTVRAMWGTTLWVMSGNDTVVPVDLVTGQRGEPVWFGRGCLLNDFQAVGRWLLWNCVLGSEGQGVYDTVTKRNLTLVSGSGWEQAQLGDGFVATVEAGRLKVIDVRGGTPVAHTAGAFEGNSWDVDPYTGVIAQLRSDDSVRLTPSGVPVSALVQRDATVAGSVDVKGGATQWSPKWWLNKPAASWKLVLGNKAGGAVVRTLSGGTARGVVSTAWNGKDGSGRLVPNGTYTWTLTVTPADGQGAALTRTGTVRVTGAAAVQRDFVGSDGFGELVTLNGSGGLTYQYGTGTGTFTGKRTGSGWPTTVKAVPFGDLSGDRCNDVLVRFSSGALRAYRPACGAEVTPSTAYTSLGTSGWNQYDVLTSPGDLSGDGRADLIARHASTGDIYLYKATSTGKLSAKVRIRSGWTGYKKVVGVGDLNGDGHGDLLAQDRSNELWRYDGTATGQFKNRVKVFDDWGSSYNVIVGVGDITGDGRADLVSRDTSGNAWRNNGNGKGSFGSRTRIATGWQGYKGLF, encoded by the coding sequence ATGGGCAGACGTGCGCTCGCACGAGGCGCCACCGCCGCCGCCGTTTCCTTCACACTCGCCGTCGGTCTCGGCCCGCTCACGGCCGGCGGCGCGCACGCCGCGACGGCCGGCACGGAGGTGGTCGTACCGGCCACCACCGCACAGCTTCCCGGGACGAGCCTGCTGAGCGCGGGACCCTCGGGATTCCTGCGGTACGAGCCCGGGCGCGGCCAGGTCTGGACGAGCTACGACGGTGTCGACACGGTCGTCGACGCGTCCGCCGCGGACGTGTACGGCGTCACGAGTTCCGGCGCGGGCTCGGACGTCGTCGCCCGCCACGACGTCTCCGCCAGGACCGTGACGCTGCGGGACATGACGTCCGGCGAGGTCCGCACCGTCCCGCTTCCCGAAGGGCACACGTACTTCAGCACCCTCGGGTCGACGGTCGTCACGACCTCGGGCAGGCCGGGCACCGACGCCGTGTGGCACCTGCTGGACCTCCGGGACGACGGCGGCGTCACCGACCGCACGGTGGAGGGCGTCCCCTCCGGCACCTATCTGTGGTCCCCCTCGTCGCTGGGCGACGCGCGCGGACAGGTCGTGCGGTACCGCAAGGGCGATGACGTCTTCACCGGCTGGCTGGACGTCGAGCAGGGGCGCCTGACGGTCCTGCCCCACGAGGTGCAGTCGTGGTACTACCTCGTCGCGCTCAGCCCCACCCACCTGGTGTGGTGGTACGACGGCACCCTCCACGTCGCCTCCCGCCAGGACCCGGCCGCCGCCCCGCGGACCATGCCGCTCGCCGATGTCGGGCAGGTGCTGGGCCTGGTCGGCGACACCGTCCTGGTGGCCCGGTACGACGCCTCCCTGGGCCGCGCCGACCTCGGCCTGCCGGTCTGGCGCGTCGACGCCGTCCCCCTCGACGGCTCCGCCCCGCGGACCCTGCTGGCCAGGACGTCGAAGCAGGCCGTGCCGACCCCGGACGGCGGGCTCCTGGTGCCGGGCGGTGACAGCACGGACCGGTGGGGCGTCTCCCTCGTCGAGCCCGCCGAGGGCGGCGGGGTCACCGTGCGCAGGGTCGCGGACGCGTACCCCCGGCAGGTCGTCCACACGGTCTCCCAGCTCACCCTCGCCCAGGGCCGGTTGACGACCGTGGAGGAGGACCCCGTGGGGCAGTGGACGTATCTCCACAGCCGGGACACCGGTGTGACCGGCTCCCCTTCGGTGGGGACACGCACCCAGCGCGGCCGGGTCACGCAGGAGAGCGCCCCGGACGGCCGTCCGCGCGTCCTCGACACCGGTGACGGCCGGACGGTCGTCTCGGGCCACGGCACCACCGTCGCCGAGCAGCCCCGTCTGCTCGGCCCCACCCAGTCGTTGCCCGGCACCCGCGTCGACAGCTCCCGCGTCTACGCGTACGCGGCCGCCGCCAACGGCCGTTTCGCCGCCCTGACCAGGCCGTACGACAGCAGCGGCGCGGCGGAGACCCGGGTCGTCGACCTCGACTCCGGGCGCACGGTGTTCACGACGACGGACACCGTGCGGGCGATGTGGGGCACCACCCTGTGGGTGATGTCCGGCAACGACACCGTGGTCCCCGTCGACCTGGTGACCGGACAGCGGGGCGAGCCGGTGTGGTTCGGGCGCGGCTGCCTGCTGAACGACTTCCAGGCGGTCGGCCGGTGGCTGCTGTGGAACTGCGTGCTCGGCTCGGAGGGCCAGGGCGTCTACGACACCGTCACCAAGCGGAACCTGACGCTCGTCTCCGGGTCCGGCTGGGAGCAGGCACAGCTCGGCGACGGCTTCGTCGCGACCGTCGAGGCCGGACGGCTCAAGGTGATCGACGTCCGGGGCGGGACGCCCGTGGCGCACACCGCCGGGGCGTTCGAGGGGAACTCCTGGGACGTCGACCCGTACACCGGCGTGATCGCCCAGCTCCGCTCCGACGACTCCGTCCGCCTGACCCCCAGCGGCGTCCCCGTCTCCGCCCTCGTGCAGCGCGACGCGACGGTCGCCGGCTCGGTGGACGTCAAGGGCGGTGCCACGCAGTGGAGCCCCAAGTGGTGGCTGAACAAGCCCGCGGCCTCCTGGAAGCTCGTGCTCGGCAACAAGGCCGGCGGTGCGGTCGTCCGCACGCTCTCCGGCGGCACGGCACGCGGTGTGGTGAGCACGGCGTGGAACGGCAAGGACGGCTCCGGCCGGCTGGTGCCCAACGGCACCTACACCTGGACGCTGACCGTCACCCCCGCGGATGGACAGGGCGCGGCCCTGACGAGGACCGGGACGGTGCGGGTCACCGGCGCGGCGGCGGTCCAGCGCGACTTCGTCGGGTCGGACGGCTTCGGCGAGTTGGTGACCCTGAACGGCTCGGGCGGGCTGACGTACCAGTACGGGACGGGGACGGGAACGTTCACCGGGAAGCGGACGGGTTCCGGATGGCCGACGACCGTCAAGGCCGTGCCCTTCGGCGACCTGAGCGGTGACCGGTGCAACGACGTGCTCGTGCGGTTCAGCAGCGGCGCCCTGCGCGCCTACCGTCCCGCGTGCGGTGCGGAGGTGACGCCGTCGACCGCGTACACGTCGCTGGGCACCAGCGGCTGGAACCAGTACGACGTGCTCACCTCGCCCGGGGACCTCAGCGGTGACGGTCGGGCGGACCTGATCGCCCGCCACGCCTCGACCGGGGACATCTACCTCTACAAGGCGACGAGCACGGGGAAGCTCTCGGCGAAGGTGAGGATCCGGTCCGGCTGGACGGGCTACAAGAAGGTCGTGGGCGTCGGCGACCTCAACGGCGACGGCCACGGCGACCTCCTGGCGCAGGACAGGTCGAACGAACTGTGGCGCTACGACGGCACGGCCACCGGCCAGTTCAAGAACCGGGTGAAGGTCTTCGACGACTGGGGCTCGTCGTACAACGTGATCGTGGGCGTGGGCGACATCACCGGTGACGGCAGGGCGGACCTCGTCTCCCGCGACACCTCCGGCAACGCATGGCGCAACAACGGCAACGGCAAGGGCTCCTTCGGCAGCCGCACGAGGATCGCCACCGGCTGGCAGGGTTACAAGGGCCTCTTCTGA
- a CDS encoding PucR family transcriptional regulator — protein MVPNEGAGQGDAAAAGPTLEQLLAVMGAGVLEPGPAPRGPGAVVEGVMVLDPLEPGRSRGQVLLAVGVDPQSAAAVDVVRQAAGEGAAAVVFGPVRTGRHPDALRAAAEEAGTAVLFRTAWCGWTELVGALRAGLVLSGVPADPAVAAVTPGDLNGLADAVAVLVGGAVTIEDVESRVLAYSSTKEDVDELRRLTILGRRVPEWRVAAMREAGFFRALWGSGDVIHRPAHGENPERLVVAVRAGGEILGSIWVAAAGGELPPHAADTLRSAARVAAAHLLHHRSHRTHARLVEDAARALLDGRGSADVLAERTGIPAHGPCAVLAVRPGASCTGERTARLCALLAVRCGADGLMPVVVPVDRGALVLVGGLPQDRRRAVEQMARLGKSLVRQVADVFGPEARIGLGTVAEALAGLPESRRSADLALKALLTMGRADTTAAKGDAGEPLTVAFASEVAETIALHQMLDALPGPEPAPETPVARLVAYDAGQGGGTMVRTLRAYLDHFGHVPDTARALGVHANSLRHRITRLTEVSGLDLGSPDARLLAQLQLRLLDRGDGREA, from the coding sequence ATGGTGCCGAACGAAGGGGCCGGGCAGGGGGATGCCGCCGCGGCGGGGCCGACGCTGGAGCAGCTGCTGGCGGTCATGGGGGCCGGGGTGCTGGAGCCGGGCCCGGCTCCGCGCGGACCGGGGGCCGTGGTCGAGGGGGTCATGGTGCTGGACCCCCTGGAGCCGGGGCGGTCGCGCGGGCAGGTACTGCTGGCCGTGGGCGTCGATCCGCAGTCGGCCGCCGCCGTGGACGTGGTGCGGCAGGCCGCCGGGGAGGGGGCGGCCGCGGTGGTCTTCGGGCCGGTGAGGACGGGGCGGCACCCGGACGCGCTGCGGGCGGCCGCCGAGGAGGCCGGTACGGCGGTCCTCTTCCGGACGGCGTGGTGCGGCTGGACGGAGCTGGTCGGCGCGCTGCGGGCCGGTCTGGTCCTGTCCGGGGTCCCCGCGGACCCGGCCGTGGCCGCCGTGACGCCGGGCGACCTGAACGGGCTGGCCGACGCGGTGGCGGTGCTGGTCGGCGGCGCGGTGACGATCGAGGACGTCGAGTCCCGGGTCCTGGCGTACTCGTCCACCAAGGAGGACGTGGACGAGTTGCGCCGGCTGACGATCCTCGGCCGCCGGGTGCCGGAATGGCGCGTGGCCGCCATGCGGGAGGCCGGGTTCTTCCGGGCGCTGTGGGGCTCGGGCGACGTCATCCACCGGCCGGCGCACGGGGAGAACCCCGAGCGCCTGGTGGTGGCCGTCCGGGCGGGCGGGGAGATCCTGGGATCGATCTGGGTGGCGGCCGCGGGCGGCGAACTCCCGCCGCACGCCGCCGACACGCTGCGCTCGGCGGCGCGGGTGGCCGCCGCCCATCTGCTCCACCACCGGTCGCACCGCACGCACGCCCGGCTGGTCGAGGACGCGGCCCGCGCGCTGCTCGACGGACGGGGATCCGCCGACGTACTGGCGGAGCGCACCGGGATACCGGCGCACGGGCCCTGCGCGGTCCTGGCGGTACGTCCCGGAGCCTCCTGCACGGGGGAGCGGACCGCGAGGCTGTGCGCCCTGCTGGCGGTGCGCTGCGGCGCGGACGGCCTCATGCCGGTGGTGGTGCCGGTCGACCGGGGCGCGCTGGTCCTGGTGGGCGGGCTGCCTCAGGACCGGCGGCGGGCCGTCGAGCAGATGGCGCGCCTGGGGAAGTCCCTGGTCCGGCAGGTGGCCGACGTGTTCGGGCCGGAGGCGAGGATCGGGCTGGGCACGGTGGCCGAAGCGCTGGCGGGCCTGCCCGAGTCGCGCCGGTCGGCGGACCTGGCGCTGAAGGCCCTGCTCACGATGGGCAGGGCGGACACGACGGCCGCGAAGGGCGACGCGGGCGAGCCCCTCACCGTCGCGTTCGCGAGCGAGGTGGCCGAGACGATCGCCCTGCACCAGATGCTGGACGCGCTGCCGGGACCGGAGCCGGCGCCGGAGACACCGGTGGCCCGCCTGGTGGCGTACGACGCCGGGCAGGGCGGGGGCACCATGGTGCGGACCCTGCGGGCCTACCTCGACCACTTCGGTCATGTGCCGGACACCGCCCGGGCGCTGGGGGTGCACGCGAATAGCCTGCGGCACCGCATCACCCGGCTCACCGAGGTGTCCGGGCTCGACCTCGGCAGCCCGGACGCCCGGCTCCTCGCCCAGCTGCAACTCCGTCTCCTGGACCGGGGGGACGGCCGCGAGGCGTGA
- a CDS encoding diaminopimelate decarboxylase, whose amino-acid sequence MSGSDKAGRRERILRAAVQQGLLEPETAVLAGFVDLDGVRETVTSLRGAFPADLRVLHAFAAKANCLVPVLGELRRHGMGCEVASAGEFAQALEAGFAPADIVFDSPAKTRAELARALSLGVTVNVDSFQELARLDDILATRSSASRIGVRVNPQVGGGSISAMSTATATSKFGIPLEDEGNRQRLLRAYRDRPWLTWVHTHVGSQGCPLPLIARGIAKAVEFAEEVNAHLGRRQVTGIDIGGGLPVNFDSDETTPGFDTYVDHLREHAPALFSGAYEIVTEFGRSVLAKNGFMAAYVEYTKTVGGRPVAITHAGAQVATRTVFAPDAWPLRIEAHDPHGRAKQGPPVRQDVAGPCCFAGDLLARDRALPLLDVGDLVVVPDTGAYYFSTPFHYNSLPEPAVYGARVDADGRVTFQVIRPAQDAHPVPALAGH is encoded by the coding sequence ATGAGCGGTTCCGACAAGGCCGGCCGGCGCGAGCGGATCCTGCGGGCGGCCGTACAGCAGGGGCTCCTGGAGCCCGAGACGGCCGTACTGGCCGGGTTCGTCGACCTCGACGGCGTCCGCGAGACCGTCACGTCCCTGCGCGGCGCGTTCCCCGCCGACCTCCGGGTCCTGCACGCCTTCGCGGCCAAGGCGAACTGCCTGGTGCCCGTGCTCGGGGAACTGCGCCGGCACGGCATGGGCTGCGAGGTCGCCAGCGCCGGTGAGTTCGCCCAGGCCCTGGAGGCCGGCTTCGCGCCCGCGGACATCGTGTTCGACTCGCCGGCCAAGACGCGGGCCGAACTGGCCCGGGCGCTGAGCCTCGGGGTCACCGTGAACGTGGACAGTTTCCAGGAACTCGCGCGGCTGGACGACATCCTGGCGACCCGCTCCTCGGCCTCACGGATCGGTGTGCGCGTCAACCCCCAGGTCGGCGGCGGATCGATCTCCGCCATGAGCACGGCCACCGCGACCTCCAAGTTCGGCATCCCGCTGGAGGACGAGGGCAACCGGCAGCGACTGCTCCGGGCGTACCGGGACCGCCCCTGGCTCACCTGGGTGCACACCCACGTCGGTTCGCAGGGCTGCCCCCTGCCCCTGATCGCCCGGGGCATCGCGAAGGCCGTGGAGTTCGCCGAGGAGGTCAACGCCCACCTCGGGCGCCGCCAGGTCACCGGCATCGACATCGGGGGAGGCCTGCCGGTCAACTTCGACAGCGACGAGACGACGCCGGGCTTCGACACCTACGTGGACCACCTGCGCGAGCACGCCCCGGCCCTGTTCTCGGGGGCGTACGAGATCGTCACCGAGTTCGGCCGGTCCGTGCTGGCCAAGAACGGCTTCATGGCCGCGTACGTGGAGTACACCAAGACCGTCGGCGGGCGCCCCGTCGCGATCACCCACGCGGGCGCCCAGGTCGCCACGCGCACGGTGTTCGCCCCCGACGCCTGGCCCCTGCGGATAGAGGCCCACGACCCCCACGGCCGGGCCAAACAGGGCCCGCCGGTGCGGCAGGACGTCGCCGGCCCGTGCTGCTTCGCCGGGGACCTGCTGGCACGCGACCGTGCGCTGCCCCTCCTCGACGTCGGTGACCTCGTCGTCGTCCCGGACACCGGCGCCTACTACTTCTCCACGCCCTTCCACTACAACAGCCTGCCCGAACCCGCCGTGTACGGCGCCCGCGTCGACGCCGACGGCCGGGTCACCTTCCAGGTGATCCGCCCCGCCCAGGACGCGCACCCGGTCCCGGCGCTCGCTGGCCACTGA
- a CDS encoding YunG family protein: MTPWTLLDLDRALRACWAADTCSPDDLADWRPDNPARGHCDLTALVVHDVFGGDLVVGEVHLAGSPRGFHWWNRLSSGVELDLTRE; the protein is encoded by the coding sequence ATGACGCCTTGGACCCTGCTCGACCTCGACCGGGCCCTGCGGGCCTGCTGGGCCGCCGACACCTGCTCGCCCGACGACCTCGCCGACTGGCGGCCGGACAATCCGGCCCGGGGACACTGTGACCTCACCGCCCTGGTCGTCCATGACGTCTTCGGCGGCGACCTGGTGGTCGGCGAGGTCCACCTGGCCGGCTCCCCCCGCGGCTTCCACTGGTGGAACCGTCTGTCCAGCGGCGTCGAACTCGATCTGACGCGCGAGTAG
- a CDS encoding DinB family protein codes for MNTPAPAPGSASAPAGRLGLLRRQFDLTWSLIEYHVERLEPEDFLWEPAPLCWTVRRSPDGSWVPDWSDTEPDPVPVPTIAWVSWHIGWWWSVTLDHARGRRPRDRADITWPGAGAPTVEWLRGLRSEWLALLDNLTDTDLDATARFPLPDDPTYTVADMLAWANAELMKNGAEIGQLRLLRAAS; via the coding sequence ATGAACACCCCCGCCCCAGCCCCTGGTTCTGCCTCTGCCCCTGCCGGCCGCCTCGGACTGCTGCGCCGCCAGTTCGACCTGACCTGGTCGCTGATCGAGTACCACGTCGAGCGGCTGGAGCCCGAGGACTTCCTGTGGGAGCCCGCTCCCCTGTGCTGGACGGTCCGCAGATCCCCCGACGGGAGCTGGGTACCGGACTGGTCGGACACCGAGCCCGACCCCGTGCCCGTGCCCACCATCGCCTGGGTGAGCTGGCACATCGGCTGGTGGTGGAGCGTGACCCTGGACCACGCGCGGGGCCGGCGGCCCCGGGACCGCGCCGACATCACCTGGCCCGGCGCGGGCGCACCCACGGTGGAGTGGCTGCGCGGCCTGCGCTCGGAGTGGCTGGCCCTCCTGGACAACCTCACCGACACCGACCTCGACGCCACGGCCCGCTTCCCCCTGCCGGACGACCCCACGTACACCGTCGCCGACATGCTCGCCTGGGCCAACGCCGAACTGATGAAGAACGGGGCGGAGATCGGCCAGCTGCGCCTGCTGCGGGCCGCGTCCTGA
- a CDS encoding bifunctional DNA primase/polymerase gives MATTDRQATTLALAHALSAAERGLAVLPLSRTKLPALRSPHRDDPGPTPCHGECGRFGHGVHDASTDPARIRALFAAAPRATGYGIACGLPPHHLIGVDLDTKTGTDAPAALHELGLRHLFTIPATVIVVTPSGGRHLWLSGPPDVVVPNSAGRLAPGIDIRGAGGYLVGPGSRTDHGTYTTAPGTAHLPPAPCPPALLRLLLPPPRAHHPTPPSAGGRGRGLVQFVLAAHRGQRNTRLFWAACRAYEDGIGPTLADALADAARTTGLSERETRATIASAARMTGHHP, from the coding sequence ATGGCCACCACCGACCGGCAGGCCACGACGCTGGCCCTCGCACACGCCCTGTCAGCCGCCGAACGCGGTCTGGCCGTCCTCCCCCTGTCCCGGACGAAGCTCCCGGCACTGCGCTCACCGCACCGCGACGATCCCGGCCCCACCCCCTGCCACGGCGAGTGCGGCCGCTTCGGCCACGGCGTCCACGACGCCTCCACCGACCCCGCCCGCATCCGCGCGCTCTTCGCCGCCGCACCCCGCGCCACCGGCTACGGCATCGCCTGCGGACTGCCCCCGCACCACCTCATCGGCGTCGACCTGGACACGAAGACCGGTACGGACGCCCCGGCCGCCCTGCACGAACTCGGCCTGCGCCACCTGTTCACGATCCCCGCCACGGTGATCGTCGTGACGCCCAGCGGCGGCCGCCATCTGTGGCTGAGCGGACCGCCGGACGTCGTCGTCCCCAACTCCGCGGGCCGCCTCGCCCCCGGCATCGACATCCGCGGCGCCGGCGGCTACCTGGTCGGCCCCGGCTCCCGTACGGACCACGGCACCTACACCACCGCCCCGGGCACCGCGCACCTGCCTCCCGCGCCCTGCCCGCCCGCCCTCCTCCGCCTGCTCCTCCCCCCGCCGCGGGCGCACCACCCGACGCCCCCGTCGGCCGGCGGACGCGGCCGCGGACTGGTCCAGTTCGTCCTCGCCGCGCACCGGGGCCAGCGCAACACCCGCCTGTTCTGGGCCGCCTGCCGTGCCTACGAGGACGGCATCGGGCCCACCCTGGCCGACGCCCTGGCCGACGCGGCCCGCACCACGGGTCTGTCGGAACGCGAGACCCGCGCGACGATCGCGTCCGCCGCGCGGATGACCGGCCACCATCCCTGA
- a CDS encoding SigE family RNA polymerase sigma factor, with product MTTPVCTRASNAAAPATQTLPYPSFSSYMRARQPVLLRTARSLTGNPSDAEDLLQTALAKTYVAWERIEDHRALDGYVRRALLNTRTSQWRKRKVDEFACDELPEPDPVPAGDDPAEQQALRDAMWRAIMRLPARQRAMVVLRYYEDLSEVQTAEVLGVSVGTVKSAVSRALGKLREDAELGLVRT from the coding sequence ATGACCACACCCGTCTGCACCCGCGCTTCGAACGCCGCTGCCCCAGCGACGCAGACCCTTCCGTACCCGTCGTTCTCGTCGTACATGAGGGCCCGGCAGCCGGTGCTCCTGCGGACCGCCCGGTCGCTGACCGGGAACCCGAGCGACGCGGAGGACCTGCTGCAGACCGCGCTCGCCAAGACGTACGTCGCCTGGGAGCGCATCGAGGACCACCGCGCGCTCGACGGCTATGTGCGCCGGGCCCTGCTGAACACACGGACGTCGCAGTGGCGCAAGCGCAAGGTCGACGAGTTCGCCTGCGACGAGCTGCCCGAGCCCGACCCGGTGCCGGCCGGCGACGACCCGGCCGAGCAGCAGGCGCTGCGCGACGCGATGTGGCGGGCGATCATGCGGCTCCCCGCGCGGCAGCGGGCGATGGTCGTGCTGCGGTACTACGAGGATCTCAGCGAGGTACAGACGGCCGAAGTGCTCGGCGTGTCGGTGGGCACCGTGAAGTCCGCCGTGTCGAGGGCCCTCGGCAAGCTGCGCGAGGACGCTGAACTGGGACTTGTCCGCACATGA
- a CDS encoding long-chain fatty acid--CoA ligase — protein sequence MLSTMQDVPLLISRILDHGATIHGSSLVTTWTGEGGPHRRSYAEIGARAAQLAHALRDDLGVTGDDRVATLMWNNAEHVEAYFAIPSMGAVLHTLNLRLPAEQLAWIVNHAADRVIIVNGSLIPLLAPLLPHLKTVEHVVVAGLGDRSALADATVRVHEYEELIAGQPVAYDWPELDERAAAAMCYTSGTTGDPKGVVYSHRSIYLHSMQVNMAQSMGLTDQDTSLVVVPQFHVNAWGLPHATFMTGVNLLMPDRFLQPAPLAEMIESERPTHAAAVPTIWQGLLAELTAKPRDVSSLTQVTIGGSACPPSLMEAFDALGMRVCHAWGMTETSPLGTIARPPAKAVGTEEEFAYRLTQGRFPAGVEARLTGPGGERLPWDGESAGELEVRGPWIAGAYYNGPDAEPLRPADKFSEDGWLKTGDVGTISADGFLTLTDRAKDVIKSGGEWISSVELENALMAHPDVAEAAVVAVPDDKWGERPLATVVLKEGATADFTTLRAFLADEGGIAKWQLPERWTVIQAVPKTSVGKFDKKVLRRQYADGALDITRL from the coding sequence GTGCTGAGCACCATGCAGGACGTACCGCTGCTGATCTCGAGGATCCTCGACCACGGGGCGACCATTCACGGAAGCTCACTGGTGACCACCTGGACCGGCGAGGGCGGGCCGCACCGCCGCAGCTACGCCGAGATCGGCGCCCGAGCGGCCCAGCTGGCGCACGCCCTGCGCGACGACCTCGGAGTCACCGGGGACGACCGCGTCGCCACCCTCATGTGGAACAACGCCGAGCACGTCGAGGCGTACTTCGCGATCCCCTCCATGGGCGCGGTCCTGCACACCCTGAACCTCCGCCTCCCGGCCGAGCAGCTCGCGTGGATCGTCAACCACGCCGCCGACCGGGTGATCATCGTCAACGGTTCGCTGATCCCGCTGCTCGCTCCCCTGCTGCCGCACCTCAAGACCGTCGAGCACGTGGTGGTCGCCGGCCTCGGTGACCGTTCCGCGCTGGCGGACGCCACCGTGCGGGTGCACGAGTACGAGGAGCTGATCGCCGGGCAGCCCGTCGCCTACGACTGGCCGGAGCTGGACGAGCGGGCCGCCGCCGCCATGTGCTACACCTCCGGCACCACCGGCGACCCCAAGGGCGTGGTCTACAGCCACCGTTCGATCTACCTGCACTCCATGCAGGTCAACATGGCCCAGTCGATGGGCCTGACCGACCAGGACACCTCGCTGGTCGTGGTCCCGCAGTTCCACGTCAACGCCTGGGGCCTGCCGCACGCCACCTTCATGACCGGCGTCAACCTGCTCATGCCGGACCGGTTCCTGCAGCCCGCCCCGCTCGCCGAGATGATCGAGAGCGAGCGGCCGACGCACGCCGCCGCCGTCCCCACCATCTGGCAGGGCCTGCTCGCCGAGCTGACCGCCAAGCCGCGGGACGTCTCCTCCCTCACCCAGGTCACCATCGGCGGCTCGGCCTGTCCGCCGTCGCTGATGGAGGCGTTCGACGCGCTGGGCATGCGGGTCTGCCACGCCTGGGGCATGACGGAGACCTCCCCGCTCGGCACCATCGCCCGCCCGCCGGCCAAGGCCGTCGGCACCGAGGAGGAGTTCGCCTACCGTCTCACCCAGGGCCGCTTCCCGGCCGGTGTCGAGGCCCGCCTCACCGGCCCCGGCGGCGAACGCCTGCCCTGGGACGGCGAGTCGGCGGGCGAGCTGGAGGTGCGCGGCCCCTGGATCGCCGGCGCCTACTACAACGGGCCCGACGCCGAACCCCTGCGCCCCGCCGACAAGTTCAGCGAGGACGGCTGGCTGAAGACCGGCGACGTGGGCACCATCAGCGCCGACGGCTTCCTGACCCTGACCGACCGGGCCAAGGACGTCATCAAGTCCGGCGGCGAGTGGATCTCCTCGGTCGAGCTGGAGAACGCGCTGATGGCCCACCCCGACGTCGCCGAGGCGGCCGTGGTCGCCGTCCCGGACGACAAGTGGGGCGAGCGCCCGCTGGCCACGGTCGTCCTCAAGGAGGGCGCCACCGCCGACTTCACCACCCTGCGCGCCTTCCTCGCCGACGAGGGCGGGATCGCCAAGTGGCAGCTCCCGGAGCGCTGGACGGTGATCCAGGCGGTGCCGAAGACGAGCGTGGGCAAGTTCGACAAGAAGGTGCTGCGCAGGCAGTACGCCGACGGCGCCCTGGACATCACCCGGCTCTGA